One genomic region from Xenopus laevis strain J_2021 chromosome 2L, Xenopus_laevis_v10.1, whole genome shotgun sequence encodes:
- the abhd10.L gene encoding palmitoyl-protein thioesterase ABHD10, mitochondrial yields the protein MASLTLRRACVWALGSCAQGFIQSKVIVPRLAACRLKSTVQYLTRQDLPKLAYQKLKGKSPGVIFLPGFSSDMNAQKAVALEEFCKSLGHSFIRFDYTGCGSSEGNFKECTIGGWKKDVLHVLDSLSEGPQILVGSSMGGWLMLLAAIARPDRIAALVGVSPAVDHFVTVFNQLPLEERKAIEEKGEWKFSSKYSEQGFYDMPYSFIKEAENHCLLKGPVPITCPVRLIHGMKDEDVPWHVSVEIGDCILNADVDIILRKHGQHRMSEKDDIKLIVYTIDDLIDKLTTLG from the exons ATGGCGTCCTTAACATTACGCCGAGCTTGTGTTTGGGCGCTGGGCTCCTGCGCGCAGGGATTTATTCAGTCAAAAGTCATAGTTCCTAGGCTTGCAG catgcaGACTCAAGTCTACAGTGCAGTATTTGACCCGTCAAGATTTACCAAAATTGGCTTACCAGAAGCTAAAAGGCAAAAGTCCTGGAGTCATTTTCCTGCCAGGTTTTTCCTCTGATATGAATGCCCAAAAAGCAGTAGCCCTTGAAGAGTTCTGCAAATCTCTTGGACATTCTTTTATCAG gTTTGACTATACTGGATGTGGCAGTTCTGAAGGAAACTTTAAAGAATGCACAATCGGAGGGTGGAAAAAGGATGTTCTGCATGTGTTGGATTCACTGTCTGAAGGACCACAg atATTGGTTGGATCGAGCATGGGAGGATGGCTCATGCTTCTTGCTGCAATAGCTCGCCCTGACAGAATAGCTGCCCTTGTCGGTGTATCGCCTGCTGTGGATCATTTTGTGACAGTGTTTAATCAACTTCCTCTTGAG GAAAGAAAAGCAATAGAAGAAAAAGGTGAATGGAAGTTTTCTTCAAAATACAGTGAGCAAGGCTTTTATGACATgccatattcatttattaaagaagCCGAGAACCATTGTTTGTTGAAAGGCCCTGTTCCCATAACGTGTCCTGTTCGACTGATCCATGGAATGAAAGATGAAGATGTCCCTTGGCATGTGTCGGTGGAGATTGGTGACTGTATTCTTAATGCAGATGTAGATATCATTCTCCGCAAACATGGCCAACATCGTATGAGTGAGAAGGATGACATTAAACTAATAGTGTACACTATTGATGATTTGATCGATAAGCTGACAACATTAGGATGA